GAAGCCACTTATGATTTAATCTCAGGACAGCTTCCTGATGATATACAGGAAGGTATCACAAATAGCATTAGACCTATTTTAGTCTATGATACGCGTGATGACAGATTTAACCCGACAGAAGGTTGGTTTATAACAGGTTCAATTCAAAATGCAGGAGGATTTTTGGGAGGAGATTATACTTATCGAAAATACGATTTGGATTTAAGAACTTACATGTCCACGAATGTCTTTGATGAGGATAAACAGAATGATTCAAAATTAACCAGTACAATAAATGATGGAGTCCTGGCATTGAGAGCTGTGGGAGGTATTGGAGATAGAGAGCTACCTTCATTTGCGAAATATGAAATTGGCGGTTTGGGTACTGTAAGGGGTTATGATTATAAAGAATTTTCCGGTGACATTTCGCTGGTTTTTAATGCTGAATTTCGTTTTCCCTTATCAGATAATGTACAGGGAGTTGTCTTTGCTGATTTAGGAAATGCCTGGAATTATGGTGAGTCAATTGCAATAACCGATTTAAAATTTGGCAAGGGCTTTGGTATTAGATTTGATACTTTTATTGGCCCTATTAGTATAGACTATGGGATAGGTGAAGATCAGGAAGGCCAGGCTTATTTCAGTATTGGACACAGTTTTTAATGAATTAATATCATTTAAATATTATCGTATTTAATGATTTTATAACTATAATAATAAAAAATTGAATAAATTTATAGTTGATTGGTATAAATTCTAAGGAGGAAATTTATGAATTATAACTTAACTGCAAGAATGAAAAAACTTAGTAAGATAGTAATTGTCATGGTGGCTGCAATTTTTTTAGGTGCAATGTTTACCAATAGTGCAATAGCACAGAGTGTTGGATTAGTTGATTTAGCAAAAGTGACTGCAAGCCACCCAAATACTGAAAAGATAAATCAGGTAAGTCAGGAATTAAGAACTGAATTACAAACAAGACAGGAAAAGTTAAATCAGGAAGGCAAAGGGCTTGATGAATCGGAATTAATAAAACTGGAAGAACGCTTTAACGCAGAATGGGAGCCCATAAAACAAAAAATACTTGCACAATTACAGGCTTTGCAGGCAGAGAGAAATTCCGATATTGTTCAAGCTATTAAGGCTGTAGGCGAAAAAGGAAATTATGAGGTGATTATTAACAGCGAAGTTCCTGTATTTACCGGTAATGATATGACAGATTATCCTATTATCCTGTATGGTGGAGAAAATCTTACCCAGGATGTGATTACGGAAATCGAGAGGATTACCGCTTCTTAATAA
Above is a genomic segment from Atribacterota bacterium containing:
- a CDS encoding OmpH family outer membrane protein; this translates as MNYNLTARMKKLSKIVIVMVAAIFLGAMFTNSAIAQSVGLVDLAKVTASHPNTEKINQVSQELRTELQTRQEKLNQEGKGLDESELIKLEERFNAEWEPIKQKILAQLQALQAERNSDIVQAIKAVGEKGNYEVIINSEVPVFTGNDMTDYPIILYGGENLTQDVITEIERITAS